In Ghiorsea bivora, a genomic segment contains:
- the mazG gene encoding nucleoside triphosphate pyrophosphohydrolase encodes MPHRVRNLNNPFDRLDSLMNILRVECDWDKKQTLQSLRKYTLEETHEVLEAVEKAIETDEWDDLKGELGDVLIQIAFYAVIAKEQEKFDLADVFDTLIEKMIYRHPHVFADANPDDINEQWEQLKDAKNTERKSLMDGVPPLPALSYAAKQQQRAARVGFDWPDLDGVTDKIKEEVAELEHEINASDGSEEAKRKIEDEFGDVLFSLVNYARKLGVDPEQALMRTNRKFDKRFRGMEAIAENQNIKLKDLNIDALEDIYQQAKDELK; translated from the coding sequence ATGCCGCATAGAGTTCGTAATTTAAACAACCCTTTTGATAGGTTGGATAGCCTGATGAATATTCTGCGCGTGGAATGCGATTGGGATAAAAAACAAACCCTGCAATCCCTACGCAAATACACCTTGGAAGAGACGCATGAAGTGTTGGAAGCCGTGGAAAAAGCCATTGAAACCGATGAATGGGATGACTTAAAAGGTGAGCTTGGCGATGTTCTGATTCAAATTGCTTTTTATGCTGTGATTGCCAAAGAACAAGAGAAGTTTGATTTGGCGGATGTGTTTGACACTTTGATTGAGAAGATGATTTATCGCCACCCTCACGTATTTGCTGATGCCAACCCTGATGACATCAACGAGCAGTGGGAGCAGCTTAAAGATGCGAAAAACACAGAACGTAAAAGCTTGATGGATGGTGTTCCGCCGCTTCCTGCCTTGAGTTATGCCGCTAAACAACAGCAACGTGCTGCAAGAGTTGGTTTTGATTGGCCTGACTTAGATGGCGTGACTGATAAAATTAAAGAAGAAGTCGCCGAGCTTGAGCATGAAATCAATGCATCTGATGGCAGTGAAGAAGCCAAGCGCAAGATTGAAGACGAGTTTGGTGATGTGTTGTTCTCACTGGTTAACTACGCTCGAAAATTGGGCGTTGACCCTGAGCAAGCTTTGATGCGCACGAACCGCAAGTTTGATAAACGCTTTAGGGGCATGGAAGCCATTGCCGAAAATCAAAACATAAAACTCAAAGATTTAAATATAGATGCGCTAGAAGATATTTATCAACAAGCCAAGGATGAACTAAAATGA
- a CDS encoding DUF3467 domain-containing protein, whose amino-acid sequence MSEENKTQEIQITMPQEVQSGKYANQMLVAHTQEEFILDFILGTPPAGVVNSRVIVSPGHAKRIANALMENVAKYEAQFGEIKTVAVNMPAGTTAH is encoded by the coding sequence ATGAGTGAAGAAAACAAAACCCAAGAGATACAAATAACCATGCCACAAGAAGTACAAAGTGGTAAATATGCCAATCAAATGTTGGTGGCACATACCCAAGAAGAATTTATCTTGGATTTCATCTTAGGCACACCACCTGCAGGTGTAGTCAATAGCCGTGTGATTGTCTCACCAGGGCATGCCAAGCGTATTGCCAATGCATTGATGGAGAATGTAGCCAAATATGAAGCCCAGTTTGGTGAAATCAAAACCGTGGCAGTGAATATGCCAGCAGGAACGACTGCGCATTAG
- the serC gene encoding 3-phosphoserine/phosphohydroxythreonine transaminase, protein MTRMFNFSAGPAMLPTAVIKRAQQEMLDWHGSGMSVMEMSHRGKEYMSIAGKAEQDLREIMLIPDHYKMLFLQGGASSQFAMIPLNLLGDKTSADYINTGMWSKKAIAEAKRYCDVNVAADTSEGGFTTVPSQDELVLNPDAAYVHYTPNETIGGVEFDYIPETGDVPLVADMSSTILSRPIDVSKFAMIYAGAQKNIGPAGLCIVIIREDLLGKASAQTPAMMNYKIHADNGSMYNTPPTYSWYMAGLVFEWIQAQGGLKAMGEINGRKAAKLYAAIDDSGFYANPVAKQHRSWMNVPFTLANADLDAVFLEGAAEQGLITLKGHRSVGGMRASIYNAMPEEGVDALVAYMQSFAKHQAV, encoded by the coding sequence ATGACAAGAATGTTTAATTTCAGCGCAGGCCCTGCGATGTTACCCACTGCGGTTATCAAACGTGCGCAACAGGAAATGTTGGACTGGCATGGCTCTGGCATGTCGGTAATGGAAATGAGCCACCGTGGTAAGGAGTATATGTCCATTGCAGGCAAAGCCGAGCAAGATTTACGCGAGATTATGCTTATTCCTGATCATTATAAGATGCTTTTTTTACAAGGTGGTGCGTCTTCGCAGTTTGCGATGATTCCGCTTAATTTATTGGGTGATAAAACCAGTGCGGACTATATTAATACAGGCATGTGGTCGAAAAAAGCGATTGCAGAGGCTAAGCGATACTGTGATGTGAATGTTGCTGCTGATACATCGGAAGGTGGGTTTACAACTGTGCCTAGCCAAGATGAACTTGTATTAAATCCTGATGCTGCTTATGTGCACTATACACCCAATGAGACCATTGGTGGTGTTGAATTTGATTATATTCCTGAGACAGGCGACGTGCCATTGGTTGCAGATATGTCATCCACCATCCTTTCTCGTCCAATTGATGTGTCTAAGTTTGCTATGATTTATGCAGGTGCACAAAAAAATATTGGCCCGGCAGGCTTGTGCATTGTGATTATCCGCGAAGATTTGTTGGGCAAAGCTTCAGCCCAAACACCAGCTATGATGAACTACAAAATCCATGCTGATAATGGTTCGATGTATAATACGCCACCAACGTATAGTTGGTACATGGCGGGTTTGGTGTTTGAATGGATTCAAGCGCAAGGTGGTCTTAAAGCTATGGGTGAAATCAATGGACGTAAGGCAGCCAAACTTTATGCAGCCATTGATGATAGTGGTTTTTATGCCAACCCCGTTGCCAAACAACATCGCTCTTGGATGAATGTACCGTTTACATTGGCGAATGCAGATTTGGATGCGGTATTTTTAGAAGGTGCAGCCGAGCAAGGGTTAATCACCCTCAAAGGACATCGCTCTGTGGGCGGTATGCGCGCTAGTATTTATAATGCCATGCCAGAAGAGGGTGTGGATGCGCTGGTGGCATATATGCAATCGTTTGCAAAGCATCAAGCAGTATAA